One genomic segment of Lolium rigidum isolate FL_2022 unplaced genomic scaffold, APGP_CSIRO_Lrig_0.1 contig_46222_1, whole genome shotgun sequence includes these proteins:
- the LOC124681538 gene encoding GDSL esterase/lipase At3g09930-like, producing MKLRPAVLGLLLLLVLVLNPNGAEARPAPAGGHRQKKLSSYSFFVFGDDFADNGNLPLTDPVTQMSRQWAYPYGSSYVDADGNPRPNTPSGRFSNYQIQSDFIAKILGLEEAPPAHALTAEKTCDPSGMTFAYAGAGVLDSSSTHKVPTLAKQVDTFRKMVNDGIISEQQLSRSVALVAVSGNDYRGSSSNIGLSTPNDINAYIGRVTKEIAANVEQLQKLGLGVTKVIVNNLHPVGCTPLQTLTNNYTACDIFGNLGASVHNSNLKQTMEGKKNVHVADLYTAFTNIVDTAPGKGQELSKQFKRKLSPCCESFDSNGYCGQQGDSSELLYTLCDKSNKFFY from the exons ATGAAGCTTCGTCCGGccgtcctcggcctcctccttctcctcgtcctTGTTCTAAACCCCAATGGCGCGGAGGCCCGGCCTGCCCCTGCCGGCGGCCATCGTCAGAAGAAGCTGTCGAGCTACAGCTTCTTCGTCTTTGGGGATGACTTCGCCGACAACGGGAACCTCCCTCTAACAGACCCCGTCACCCAGATGTCGCGGCAATGGGCCTACCCCTACGGCTCCTCCTACGTTGACGCCGACGGAAACCCGCGACCAAATACTCCGTCGGGACGCTTCTCCAACTACCAAATCCAATCCGATTTCATCG CAAAGATTTTGGGGCTCGAGGAAGCACCTCCGGCGCATGCTCTGACGGCGGAGAAAACCTGTGACCCATCAGGCATGACCTTCGCCTATGCTGGCGCTGGCGTATTGGATAGCTCGTCGACGCACAAGGTCCCCACCCTTGCCAAGCAGGTCGACACTTTCAGGAAGATGGTCAACGACGGGATCATCTCTGAGCAGCAGCTCAGTCGCTCAGTGGCCCTCGTAGCCGTCTCCGGCAACGACTACCGTGGGAGCTCCAGCAACATTGGCCTAAGCACCCCCAACGAT ATCAATGCTTATATTGGGAGGGTGACAAAGGAGATCGCAGCCAACGTGGAGCAGTTGCAGAAGCTAGGG CTAGGGGTGACAAAGGTTATCGTCAATAACTTGCACCCCGTTGGATGCACACCATTGCAAACACTGACTAACAACTACACCGCCTGCGACATCTTCGGAAATTTGGGTGCATCCGTCCATAACAGTAACCTCAAACAAACGATGGAGGGCAAGAAAAATGTCCACGTTGCCGACCTCTACACCGCCTTCACTAATATTGTGGATACAGCCCCAG GTAAAGGCCAGGAGCTATCTAAACAATTCAAGCGCAAGCTTTCGCCGTGCTGCGAAAGTTTTGATTCAAACGGTTACTGTGGACAACAAGGCGATTCCTCGGAGCTTCTCTACACTTTGTGCGACAAGTCCAATAAGTTTTTCTACTAG
- the LOC124681540 gene encoding GDSL esterase/lipase At5g03600-like has product MKLRPAVLGLLLLLVLVLNPNGAEARPAPAGGHRQKKLSSYSFFVFGDDFADNGNLPLTDPVTQMSRQWAYPYGSSYVDADGNPRPNTPSGRFSNYQIQSDFIATILGLEEAPPAHALTAEKTCDPSGMTFAYAGAGVLDSSSTHNVPTLAKQVDTFRKMVKDGTITQQQLSRSVALVAISGNDYHGSSSTIGLSNPNDINAYIGKVTKEIAANVEQLQKLGVTKVVVNNLHPVGCTPLQTRTNNYTTCDVFGNLGASVHNSNLKQTMEGKKNVHVADLYTAFSNIVDTAPGKGQELSKQFKRKLSPCCKSFDSNGYCGQQGDSSELLYSVCDKSNKFFYWDDMHPTHAGWEAVMKQLEKPLKEFVDQD; this is encoded by the exons ATGAAGCTTCGTCCGGccgtcctcggcctcctccttctcctcgtcctTGTTCTAAACCCCAATGGCGCGGAGGCCCGGCCTGCCCCTGCCGGCGGCCATCGTCAGAAGAAGCTGTCGAGCTACAGCTTCTTCGTCTTTGGGGATGACTTCGCCGACAACGGGAACCTCCCTCTAACAGACCCCGTCACCCAGATGTCGCGGCAATGGGCCTACCCCTACGGCTCCTCCTACGTTGACGCCGACGGAAACCCACGACCAAATACTCCGTCGGGACGCTTCTCCAACTACCAAATCCAATCAGATTTCATCG CAACGATCTTGGGGCTCGAGGAAGCACCTCCGGCGCATGCTCTGACGGCGGAGAAAACCTGCGACCCGTCCGGCATGACCTTCGCTTATGCTGGCGCTGGCGTCTTGGATAGCTCGTCGACGCACAATGTCCCCACCCTTGCCAAGCAGGTCGACACTTTCAGGAAGATGGTCAAGGATGGGACCATTACACAGCAGCAACTTAGTCGCTCCGTTGCCCTCGTCGCTATATCCGGCAACGACTACCACGGGAGCTCCAGCACCATTGGCCTAAGCAACCCCAACGAT ATCAATGCTTATATTGGGAAGGTGACGAAGGAGATTGCAGCCAACGTGGAGCAATTGCAGAAGCTAGGGGTGACAAAGGTTGTCGTCAACAACCTGCACCCCGTCGGATGCACGCCATTGCAAACACGGACCAACAACTACACCACGTGCGACGTCTTTGGAAATTTGGGTGCATCCGTCCATAACAGTAACCTCAAACAAACGATGGAGGGCAAGAAAAATGTCCACGTTGCCGACCTCTACACCGCCTTCAGTAATATTGTGGATACCGCCCCAG GTAAAGGCCAAGAGCTATCTAAACAATTCAAGCGCAAACTTTCACCGTGCTGCAAAAGTTTTGATTCAAATGGTTACTGCGGGCAACAAGGCGATTCCTCGGAGCTTTTGTACAGTGTATGCGACAAGTCCAATAAATTTTTCTACTGGGATGACATGCACCCGACGCATGCAGGGTGGGAGGCAGTGATGAAGCAATTGGAAAAGCCCTTGAAAGAGTTTGTAGATCAAGACTAG